A part of Candidatus Moraniibacteriota bacterium genomic DNA contains:
- a CDS encoding ferritin produces MLHEERGMLSPDSLDMKRAIDSLREELEAIDWYNQRAEGAVDEELRGILRHNRDEEKEHAAMLLAWIGKHDSIFAHELSDFLGSEGKGGDILQKSH; encoded by the coding sequence ATGTTGCATGAAGAACGAGGGATGTTGAGTCCCGATTCACTTGATATGAAACGGGCAATCGACTCTCTTCGAGAAGAATTAGAGGCAATTGATTGGTACAATCAGCGAGCGGAGGGAGCGGTCGATGAAGAACTTCGTGGCATTCTCAGACACAATCGAGATGAGGAGAAGGAGCACGCAGCTATGCTTCTTGCGTGGATTGGTAAGCATGACTCAATCTTTGCTCATGAGCTGTCAGATTTCCTCGGTAGTGAAGGGAAGGGTGGTGATATTCTCCAGAAATCTCACTAG